The following are from one region of the Petrotoga mobilis SJ95 genome:
- a CDS encoding adenosylcobalamin-dependent ribonucleoside-diphosphate reductase, with product MRVLNKWIQKEPSKNAITILKDRYFLKDGEGNYLESTWDEVAKRIARHVAAAEVNYTNDIEEIKNAEEHFYQLIKSRIFLPNSPTIFNAGKTMDRQLFKKDIEETTLEDYKTIFDSRTKHNMLSACFVIPMDDSMSAIFDAVKNAALIMKYGGGVGYDFSVLRPKGSSIAGTGGKSSGPISFMHVFNTAASTIEQGGARRAAQMAVLRYDHPDVFDFINSKKDNKGNNVLNYFNISVNIDNPKEFKKMLEEDGDLTLEHPASSIRKTIKANDLMNKMVENAWKTGDPGMLFLGRHNQYYAMSEHTPVTATNPCGEEPLPPFGSCNLGSIDVAKLVEDMDLGNPNSPDISEFQEIVYWAVRFLDDVIESNIYPLKEIEEISKKQRFIGLGMMGLADALYKKELPYNSEQARKFMAKLTAELAYFSHVASTELAKERGNFPDFQRSKYPNGFIPFPMLDDEIDEDIKVWNEKIRQHFQGEATKYKRNVQTNTIAPTGSISNLADTSSGIEPNFLLSYVRYMTNKEGDRVPLSYINPILMEKIGTNMTEELKAEIIEKGSIQNIDSIPNEIKKIFVTSMDIPPKDHLLAQHVIQSYLDASCSKTINMPKSSTIEDVKAIYLQALELNLKGLTIYRDGSLETQVLTSSSQEEKETSETQGKSVTFFVLDEKHKLRARPRKETLRSVTRKFKHDTGTVYVTVSFDDAGEAVEIFLSDGTETAEVIGRLSSIALRAGVSTDEIVEQLKKVKGTYCKGLAQEISKALNDFNQLWGSKIEDYEVIRTGTPKTREEVEKFVYANDLKYDKGYYIDSEGNAYCPSCLSKNTLVNESGCVTCTTCGWSKCS from the coding sequence GAAGTTGCAAAAAGGATTGCAAGACATGTTGCTGCAGCTGAGGTAAACTATACAAACGATATAGAGGAAATAAAAAATGCAGAAGAACATTTCTACCAACTAATTAAATCTCGAATTTTCTTACCGAACAGTCCAACGATATTCAACGCAGGCAAAACAATGGACAGACAATTATTCAAAAAAGATATAGAAGAAACAACTTTAGAAGACTACAAAACAATTTTTGATTCAAGAACAAAACACAACATGTTATCTGCATGTTTTGTAATCCCTATGGACGACTCAATGAGCGCCATATTCGATGCGGTAAAAAATGCTGCTTTAATAATGAAATATGGAGGAGGAGTAGGATACGACTTCTCTGTTTTACGTCCAAAAGGTTCTTCTATCGCAGGAACAGGGGGAAAATCCTCCGGACCTATTAGCTTCATGCATGTTTTCAACACAGCAGCTTCCACGATAGAACAAGGTGGGGCAAGGCGGGCAGCTCAAATGGCTGTATTAAGGTATGATCATCCCGATGTCTTTGACTTTATAAATTCCAAAAAAGACAACAAAGGCAACAATGTCTTGAATTATTTCAACATTTCAGTAAACATTGACAACCCAAAAGAATTCAAAAAAATGCTCGAAGAAGATGGGGATCTCACCTTAGAACATCCCGCATCATCCATAAGAAAGACTATCAAGGCAAACGATTTAATGAACAAAATGGTAGAAAACGCATGGAAAACGGGAGATCCTGGGATGCTTTTCCTCGGCAGACACAATCAGTACTATGCTATGAGTGAGCATACTCCAGTCACTGCCACAAACCCATGTGGAGAAGAACCACTGCCACCCTTTGGAAGTTGTAATCTTGGCTCTATAGACGTTGCAAAACTAGTGGAAGACATGGATTTAGGAAATCCAAACTCGCCGGATATTTCAGAATTTCAAGAAATAGTATATTGGGCTGTAAGATTTTTAGATGACGTCATAGAATCAAACATCTACCCTCTGAAAGAAATTGAAGAAATATCGAAAAAGCAAAGATTTATTGGATTAGGAATGATGGGATTAGCAGATGCATTATACAAAAAAGAGCTACCCTACAACTCAGAACAAGCCAGAAAGTTCATGGCAAAATTAACCGCTGAATTAGCTTATTTCTCTCATGTTGCAAGTACTGAACTGGCCAAAGAAAGAGGCAATTTCCCGGACTTTCAACGATCCAAATACCCAAACGGTTTCATTCCATTTCCCATGTTGGATGACGAAATAGACGAAGACATAAAAGTGTGGAATGAAAAAATACGTCAACATTTTCAAGGCGAAGCCACAAAATACAAAAGAAATGTACAAACAAACACCATAGCCCCAACAGGTTCAATATCTAACTTAGCAGATACATCAAGTGGAATCGAGCCAAACTTCTTACTATCCTATGTAAGATACATGACCAACAAAGAAGGAGACAGAGTTCCTCTATCTTATATAAACCCAATATTAATGGAAAAAATAGGCACCAACATGACAGAAGAGTTAAAAGCAGAAATCATTGAAAAAGGAAGTATTCAAAATATAGACAGCATACCAAACGAAATCAAAAAAATATTTGTAACCTCTATGGATATACCACCAAAGGATCATCTATTAGCCCAACACGTAATTCAAAGTTATCTTGACGCCTCATGCTCTAAAACTATAAATATGCCTAAATCTTCAACTATAGAAGACGTTAAAGCTATCTATCTACAAGCATTAGAATTAAATTTAAAAGGATTAACTATTTACAGAGATGGGAGCCTTGAAACCCAAGTTCTAACCTCCTCATCTCAAGAAGAAAAAGAAACATCCGAAACACAAGGCAAAAGCGTTACATTCTTCGTATTGGACGAAAAGCATAAACTAAGGGCAAGGCCAAGAAAAGAAACCTTACGAAGCGTCACACGAAAGTTCAAACACGACACAGGAACGGTATACGTCACAGTCTCCTTCGATGATGCCGGAGAAGCGGTAGAAATCTTTCTATCAGATGGTACAGAAACGGCAGAGGTCATTGGAAGATTATCATCCATAGCTTTAAGAGCAGGCGTCTCAACGGATGAAATAGTTGAGCAATTAAAAAAAGTTAAAGGAACATATTGTAAAGGATTGGCACAGGAAATAAGCAAAGCCCTCAACGATTTCAACCAGTTATGGGGATCGAAAATAGAAGATTATGAAGTAATAAGAACGGGCACACCTAAAACCCGAGAAGAAGTAGAAAAATTTGTCTACGCCAATGACTTAAAATACGACAAAGGATATTATATAGACTCAGAAGGTAACGCATACTGTCCAAGCTGTCTATCTAAAAATACACTGGTAAATGAATCAGGCTGTGTCACCTGCACCACTTGCGGATGGTCAAAGTGTTCTTAA